The genomic interval AGCAATCTCAACCTCCTCCACCCACTCAGAAGCAGGCTCACTCCATGACCTAGGCCTAACTCCAAGTTTAAAATACAATATCATTTCCATAGCTTCAAAAGCTTTACTTTTATCCAAAAACTCATTCCACACTCCACTTACTATACAGTAATTATTGTTATACGGTGGCCGGTGGTGCGCCGCATGCTGCGACCGTGACACAAGCACTCCACCCTCTTGCAAAGCCACCACGAGCGGCGGAAGCCGGCTCTTTGTCCCATGGGCCCATGCATGAAATTGTTGGCTAAACATAATGCAACCAGAGCACACCCCAACGAAACCTTGAACTATAGGGTCATGGAAAACAAGATCAATAGGAAGCACTATAAAGGTCACCACACGCGCAAGTGCGTGCAAATTGTTAGCAAATTGACGCTTAGTAATAGTCCAAGGCCATTTATGATGGCCTTGGAAAGCTTCAATTTGGGCTCCAACTAATGGGGTTGACCCATCTCCATAATTATCAATAGCCCAATGGTAAACCCCTGACCCGAGATCAGCTAAGATGTAACCAACCAAACCTGCCAAAA from Cicer arietinum cultivar CDC Frontier isolate Library 1 chromosome 5, Cicar.CDCFrontier_v2.0, whole genome shotgun sequence carries:
- the LOC101506527 gene encoding fatty acid desaturase 4, chloroplastic, with translation MSSLVQHKYLPSFRHGLCTKSTQIQRIRVYCSTTTSTTTAVKSKSNVKQLTVEPKLALPSIKVVTAANRPSDSDLSLQSTWTHRAWVAAGCTTLLISLGESINGAIDMHMWVEPILAGLVGYILADLGSGVYHWAIDNYGDGSTPLVGAQIEAFQGHHKWPWTITKRQFANNLHALARVVTFIVLPIDLVFHDPIVQGFVGVCSGCIMFSQQFHAWAHGTKSRLPPLVVALQEGGVLVSRSQHAAHHRPPYNNNYCIVSGVWNEFLDKSKAFEAMEMILYFKLGVRPRSWSEPASEWVEEVEIASQSQAQ